In one window of Candidatus Nitrosocosmicus arcticus DNA:
- a CDS encoding winged helix-turn-helix transcriptional regulator, with product MGGDELEGTANMILQIIKLNPGSHLRMIKKDMNISMGTTQYHLDRLEKSGRITSTRNGLYKHYFPLGIFHENEKEILQVLSQETAREILMTIIEKQTPTQTDILNSVEISGASANWHLKRMMAIKLIEEIRDGHFKRYRMFDIKTSTYVTTLMRNYYPTIWNKWSNRLIEVFLSLSNAEEKLENEEEDKT from the coding sequence GTGGGTGGAGATGAACTTGAAGGTACTGCCAACATGATACTTCAAATTATAAAGCTTAATCCAGGCAGCCATTTGCGTATGATAAAAAAAGACATGAATATTTCGATGGGTACAACTCAATATCATCTTGATAGGTTGGAAAAAAGTGGTAGAATCACATCTACTAGAAACGGTCTATATAAGCATTATTTTCCTCTTGGAATTTTTCACGAAAATGAAAAGGAGATTCTTCAAGTATTAAGTCAAGAGACTGCAAGAGAAATACTTATGACCATAATAGAAAAACAAACCCCCACTCAAACAGATATTTTGAATAGCGTGGAAATTTCTGGAGCCTCTGCTAATTGGCACCTAAAACGAATGATGGCCATTAAATTAATTGAAGAAATAAGAGATGGTCATTTCAAACGATATCGTATGTTTGATATCAAGACCTCTACATATGTAACAACTTTAATGCGAAATTACTATCCTACTATTTGGAACAAATGGAGTAATAGACTGATTGAGGTATTCTTATCCTTATCCAATGCGGAGGAGAAATTGGAGAACGAGGAGGAGGATAAAACCTAG
- a CDS encoding DUF4062 domain-containing protein yields the protein MADQLKVFISSKEGELESERLMVIKAIKSLFLNPVSSEIRSAKFRSMKEVNEKEVRSSDIYIGIFGRKYSSPTIQEFSIAKSSMIKRFIFKKYLKESETRDEQLKQIVKEVEDAEQGTVTEYFLDIFD from the coding sequence ATGGCTGATCAATTAAAAGTTTTCATTAGTTCAAAAGAAGGTGAACTGGAAAGTGAACGCCTGATGGTCATAAAGGCAATAAAGTCTCTCTTTTTAAATCCGGTGAGTTCTGAGATACGATCAGCTAAATTTAGATCAATGAAGGAAGTTAATGAAAAGGAAGTTCGTTCTTCGGATATATATATTGGAATATTTGGTAGAAAATATAGTTCGCCAACCATACAGGAATTCAGTATAGCCAAATCAAGTATGATTAAAAGGTTCATATTTAAAAAATATTTAAAGGAATCAGAAACTAGGGATGAGCAACTTAAACAAATCGTAAAAGAAGTCGAAGACGCTGAACAGGGGACAGTTACAGAATACTTCTTGGACATATTCGATTAG